In Dromiciops gliroides isolate mDroGli1 chromosome X, mDroGli1.pri, whole genome shotgun sequence, the genomic window agtgagggagagctatgcaaggtcaccaacctcctcCAGatgccatctaggtccagtggcagcAAATAtacttaaggcaattggggttaactgacttgctgagggtctgaggccagatctcaattcaaatcctcccaacttcagggccagtgctctatcccactgcaccacctagctgtctactacatatgtataaatgtatagtATGTCATTCTGTCCTCTGTGCCTTTCACTCCTCTATGAGAAGGTATCATTTTCATCACTAGTCCTCTGAAATTGTTCTTGATCAATTACGCTGATTAGAATTCCTAAGTCTTGCaaggttatttttctctttactatTGTAATTGTCTAAATTGAGCTTTTGTTCATAGGAACTAGCTTTGACTACTGTTTGCAATTTACTTACTACCTTGGATGACTTTGTGAAACTCATTTAAACTTGTTgggcctcttccaactctaaatttatgtctCTGTCATCATATAGGGGGTATATGGGTCAGCAAACCTGTGTGAAATCACTCCTCCCCTTCAATAAGTCTGTTACCACGGACATGGAAATGtctgtttgccatttaaaactctttaccaCACAACTACACCCTCCACATACTGGGGTCCAGTCAAACTGACTTCACACCTGGAACATACTCCCTCCTTGTTTCTATCTTGCAGCAaaatctctcatttccttcaaggcAGAAGCTCAACTACTACTATATAAAACCTTTCCTAAAGACCTTCCTGGTACCTACCTTCACAATAATCACTTTGTATCCAGCTTACATCTCCCTTTAAAGGTACACGttgaagggaagctaggtggcgcagtggatagagcaccggccctggagtcaggagtacctgagttcaaatccagtctcagacacttaacactgactagctgtgtgaccctgggcaagtcacttaaccccaattgcctcactaaaaaaaaaaattttttttaataaatgtacatgttgtcttctctgCCTAACAGACTTCAAGAGAACAGGAActatttaacttctttttatccctaacacctaacccagtgcctggcactaggTGCTATTAgatgcttgattgattgatgggcTAAAACCTTAGAATAAGGACAGAAGCACAGCCAGATCCAAAAGTAGAGAATGAGAAATTTTTTATTCAAGTAGACATCTCAAGGGTCAGGCTTTATGGCCCAAGTTCCACACTTATGTTTCTCCAAATTGGTGCAAACAAAGCTTCACCTCACTTATGCGACAGGTGGCCAAACTCCCTGGGCCCCTCTAAGATGAGGACGGACCTAGTGAGCTTGGGTGTTCACCAGGACCAGGCCTGAATTCTTGATCTTTCTTCTGCATCCTAGGAATCTCCATGACAGTCTGGGGGGATGGGGCAGAAAAGGATAAGGATGGACCAAGAGCCAGTTAAGAGTGACATCCCACCACTCACCTCTCCCTTTATTCTGTGTCTTTTATTAATCCTAGCTGCCAGCATCTTTCTTCCAGATATCTTTTTCTAGTTCCTTATGTCACTATCTCCTAGGTGcttttgattctttttccttGCCACTAGAAGATGGAGATTTTCATAATATCTACCTCTCTCTCACCCACATTGGTAGCAATACCACCTTCCCCTTCAGCAGCTTCCTCTGGGCTTCTCTCCTTGGATCCTCCGATAGCACAGTGGCCAACAGCTTCTAGCTCCCTCTTCAGCCTGTGCCAGGAGCCAGAAACGGAGAGCCCAAGCTGAGCTGAGTTATacaagggagatggacagagagaaacagagtgaagaagagagaaagaagggaagaaggaagaagctggagagagatagagaagaaaacattGCTGAAAAGATGGAtccagagagacacagacacagacacagagaaacagtaAGAGGTTAAAGAGAGACGGAAGAAAAGACACAGATAACCAACTGATCACCACCTCTTCTGGGGTGCCTTGGGGGTTTCACCTTTGGTATTTCTGCTGTAGCTGGTGATAGCGTAGGGAAGCTGCTTCCAGGAATTCTGtggctttcttgttttcttcttcaaaCAGTTGCCTAAAAAATGTTACTTggaaattaaaggggcagctaggtggcacagtggatagagcagcggccctggagtcaggggtacctgagttcaaatccggcctcagacacttaacacttactagctgtgtgaccctgggcaagtcacttaaccccaattgcctcaccaaaaaaaaaaaaaaaaagaaaaagaaaaagaaaaaaataattaaatttaaaaaattaaaaaattaaaaaattaaagcagCCACTTCTGGCAAGTACTGCTCAAACCCTGTCCCCCATCCCAACCCATCCAACCCATCtctatttcctcctccttccctaggAACCAAGCAAAGGTTTACACAGCTGCAGCAGCCTCCTCACTGCACAGGAAGGCATCTATGCTGGTGACAGCCACAGCTTCAGTCTTGGCCTCAGGTGGGGTCAGTCTGTCCAGCTGCTTCTGGATGCTCTCAAGCTTCTTCAGAGTTAGCCTTTCTGCTCACAGGAGCACAATTATTTCAGACATTCTCTCATCAGGGATTTTCCTGTTCCTATCCAGCCTCCTTTCCCAAAGACTCTGAACAGGTGGACACCTCAGTTTTGGGCTCTATTTAGAACAAATTTTCATCTCCCCCAACACAGGAAAGGTATCCTTGGGAGAATCTAGAATGCAGTCCTAGGAATGGAGGAGCTCATTTTCTCAAAAGGGGCATTATTCACCTTTCTTCCCTCACTAGAACCCTCTGCCCCCCAATACAGTTACTCACCCTCCATCAGAAgctgttctttgttgttgttgatgttgctCATTTCCTGGGACAGTTTGTCTACCTTctaatagaaggaaaagaaggtcAGCTGTGCCTAAAGATCCCTCTCTCCAAAGTCATGCCTGTCCTCACACCTTACTGTAGAagttcactggggcagctaggtggtgcagtggatacagcaccagccctggattcaggaggacctgagttcaaaaccagcttcagacccttgacacgtactagctgtgtgaccctgggcaagtcacttcactgccccacaaaagaaaaaaaaagttcacaaaatTTCAGTAAGAAAGGACAtcagatgagtgagatgagaagaaccaggagaacacagtacacagtatcatcaacattatgtgatgatcaactgtgatagacttgattcttctcagcaatacaatggtacaagatagttccaacagactcatgatagaaaatgctctccaaatccaggaaaagaactgggGCATCCAGATGCAGAGTACACCATACTTTTGTGaccttttggtttttctttttttgaggtgtttcccttttgttctgattcttctttcacagcatgactaatgcagaaatatgtctaatgtgattgtgcatatataacctatatcagattgcttcctgtcttggggagtttgggggagggaggggaagaagggagaaaaatttgaagctagaaatcttataaaaacaatgttgaaaactatctctacctgtaactggaaaataataaaatacttttataattaaaaaaaaagaaagtggttgGGTTTCTCTTCATTGGAAGTATTCAAATAAAAggtgaatgactaaataagaaaaaaagaaaggacatcaGAGTCCTTTTTTCCTAACAagatttttttacatcaccaacaGATGATCCTCTAATTGGAAACTTCCACTGAAATTTCATATctagtcttcttctttttttttttttttgtgaggcaattggggttaagtgatttgcccagggtcacacagctagtaagtgtctgaggccagatttgaactcaggtactcctgactccagggcctgtgctctatccactgtgcctaccTGCCCCATAACTACTTTTCTTAAAACCTTCTAAAAATCAGGTTTGCCCTCCTCCATGTTCAACAAAACTCCTTAATCTATACATTCTCCCTAaccactttctttaaaaaaaaaaataaacatttttatttatcattttgagttccaaattttatcctcccttcctttcctctcctccactccctcttggaggctgtaagcaatcagttatggcttatacatgtgcaattatgttttaataatgttttaacattaccatattagtaattttgtacaagaaaacttgaataaaagggaaaaaatgaaagaaagtgaaaaacagcatgtttcagtttgtgttcaatcaaaatcagtttttttctttggagatgaatCTAACTACACTTTCAATTCACCCTCTTCTCTAAACTATGGTGGTTATTTCACTGTCCCCTTCTCCATGTTAAGTCCCTTTGTTCAAGTGTTCCCCATATCCTGCACCCCACCTTCCATACTCCCCACCAATAACCATTTTTCTTTAGATACTAAACAAAGGTTATCCCTCACATGGAATTCCCAGAGGGTCTTATGCTTCTCCACCATTTCCTCTAGTTGCTGGCCAAACTCCAttctgaggaagaagaaagcacAGGACTGGTAAGGGTTATGACCAGAAGATGCTCACCCTCCAACCCAGTCACTAATCCCAGACCTTTGGGACCAATCCAGCTCCACTTCcctccaggaagtctttctgAGATTCTTCCAGTAGAAAAAGTCTCTCCTTTTACATATTTCCTACATTAAACTTCAACTGTCTCATCACTTGTAGAGTCACTCAGTTCCAGAACTAGAAGACTTCTAGTCTAAGCTTCTTACTCTAAAAATCAAGAAACTAAGAGAAGTAAAGAAAGTCTTGACAATCAGCTGGGAACAGAACCATAGCTGTCTGAACAGCAGTGCTCTCTGGGTCTTAATATCTTCCCCTATAAAATTAGATCTAACTGTAACTTGGTGTTTTCTAATTTCCCTTCAAGCTCTGCCAGTATAACTAATTACCTACAAACTTTTCAAGGTGAGAAGAAATGCAGTACAAAGCCTGAACAACTTAGTCAGGTGACTCAAGAAACTTGCAGATGCCTAATTGTGCAATACTGGGCAAGTCCCACCTtctctttggatctcagttttcttacttcTAAGTAATGTGCTTGGACTGCATGAGCTCCAAAGACCCTTCGAGCTTTTACATTTTATGATTTGGGTCCTTTCTAGTCTTGCTTTCTGTGTCTCATATTTTGAGGAGGACTCACTCTTCTGACTCTAGTTTTCTTAAATTCACAATCTCAATTTTGCCTTGAATTcagaagtcaacaagcattagcCTAAAGGCTGAAACAAGGttttacctttgatttcttttcttcagtttttcttcCTGGATTTTGGAACTCAGCTCATTTATCCTCTTCTTGCATCCCTCAGACACTGCCTGCTTTCTGGAGAATGAAAGGTTGAAGGAAGAGAAGTAACCTCAGAATTTGGTAAATCTTATCCTCTCTGGCAGTCCTTAAGAACTCCTTCTCAaagtggggagaaagaggagagaaggggataaagtactcaggaaattttaaagaattcatctcaacatctttttttaaatgtttcccagatgatttgaaataaatttaaaatgtattgaactcaattttaatgtttttttcctatccaagaaTAAAGTAGACAGTATGGtaatattaaaaagagaaagagaaagaactccTTCTGTCTCTGATGTTCTTCTGAAGTCAGAGCTCAGTGCAGGggaacatttcactttgcttgGAAGTCTGTATCCCTTCCTAGCCATCATCCTCTGAATTATGCCTGATACAATAAAGGAGCATTCATTTATTACTGGAATCAACTATATGTAAGCCACCTTTAGGTGCTTGGATTTCGCATGGTACCTGGTAAAGCCTAGTAGAGTCTTAATAAGTACTCGTTGCCTTGCCatcacaagcaaaaccaatgcacTAATGCCACTTAAGCACACTTTGCTGTAGCTTTTTCTCAAAGGATGCTGGATATGGAAAGAATTCTGGTGAAATAACAAGCAGGGGAAGTGAGAGAAGGAGCCACATAccttagggcctcagtttctttctcctgGCACTGCAGATGAAGCATCCTCAGAGTTTCTGGTATGAAAGATGTAAGTAGGTGGCCAAAGGGTCAGAAAGGAATTTAAATGTCACATGAACTATGTTCTCAGAAGCCTTGCCCTTTAAGAGTTACCTGACAATGGAGTCACATCCCCAATTCCCAATTATTACCTCTCAAACTACcctatatttaactactttgcatttatttgactttgttctctttatatttaatcTTAATTTAGTTAACACATATAGTTGTTGTCTTCACTATAATGTGAGTTCCTTGCAAGTTGGggttgttttattctatttttatctgTAACACCTAGCAtagtctctggcacatagtaggtgcttaataaaggcttgttgattggctgataCCTTGCTTCTTGCTCAAGATTTCCTTCAGCTGTGTCTCCTCCAAGCTCACTGCAAGTGACAGAAATCAGACAGTCAACCTCACCATTCTGTCCTCCCCCACTCTTTGTATTCTTAGGGCTAGAGCAAGTTGACTGGGCTAACAAAATGATTTCCTAAAAGcacatatctgggggcagctaggtggcgcagtggatagagcactggctgtggattcaggaatacctgagttcaaatccggcctcagacacttaacacttactagctgtgtgaccctgggcaagtcacttaaccccaattgcctcactaaaaaaaaaaaaaaaagcacatactTGTCCATGTTGCTCTGCTCTACTCAATCAAATTGAGTGGTTTCCTGTGGTTTTTAGGGGTATATAGATCTAGAGCCAAAAAGAACCTCAAAGTCCCCCTCACTTTGAAGATAACAAATTGAAGACCAGAAGCAGAGTTTaagtcaataaaaaataaattcctttttagcttttaaagcccttctcacTTTTCCCCtaaccttttttttggtgaggcaactggggtttagtgacttgtcagggtcacatagctagtaagtgtcaagtgtctgaggctggatctgaactcaggtcctcctgaatccagggccggtgctccatccactgcaccacctagctgcccctgccctaacctatctttctatctccataATAGACTGTGCTCTACAACCcagacaaactggccttctctctggtTTTCACCCAAGACACTATTTTATCCTCCTGTCTTTGCAATGGCCAGAGCTCATGACTAAAATATACTCCCTTCTTATCTCCACCTTACAGcattcctctctttcttcaagtACCACCATCTATTTGAAGTTCTCCCTGATCCCCACAACATTCTAGAGGGCTCCCTCAATAACCACGTCACATTTAACAACTATGTATTTACTCACTTGATATTCATTCCATATTTGTGTACCTGTTTTCTTccccgttagaatgtaagctcttttagaaaaggattgtttcattctttgcatttgttttttcaGTGTCTGGACGATAACGATatgcacttaaaaaatgcttgttaactgaatgATTTGATACTGATCCTtagttttatagataaaaaaagtAAGGTCTAGAGAGTAGATGGGACTTTCACTAGGTGCCATAAGGGGAAAAACACATTcacattatatataaaacatatatataaaacagtagGTAAATTGGAATGGAAATCGATaatctccaaagtctcttcctaATGTCACATTCTCAATGGatagctataaaatgggggcatCTCAATATAATcaagtgtggggtttttttgaaattttattttaacttgTGTCTTGTCTTCTTAGAGAGCTTTCATCCAATAGGCAGAAACTGGAATAGATGATGGTTTCTATAGATCATCCCAACTGTACATATTTGTGGTTTGATATTGTTTATATCTCTTCTATCTCATTTCACTACCTAGCACAAAGCAATACACACAGCATGCACCCAATAGGAGTTTGTTGAATTAACCAGGAATTTAAAACTTCAAGATCTCACTGGCTCCTGTGAATGTAAGTATGGAAAGCAGACCTGGTAAGATAAAATCAGATGACTTTGGGATGGTATGGTAAGTTCTGGGGACAAAAGCGTTGTTTGAATTTGTGGCACCTACATTCATCAAGTTGTTTCTGCAAGGATTGCCTGTGGGCCTGGGTCTCACAGAGCTCCTTATTTGCAATTTTCTTAGCTgtcaagaaaaagacaaaaggagaTCTTTACAAATTCCTAATCCCAACTTCTTCCACTTCCCCAGTTATTTTACTGTGGAGGAACCTGAAACTCCAAAACAgtatagggtcagctaggtggcacagtggataaggcacaggccctggatttaggaagacctgatttcaaatctggcctcagacacttgacactagctgtgtgaccctgggcaagtcacttaaccctcatttctcccccccaaaaaaaagaagaaagaaagaaaaacaaaaaaccagtaaAGAATTTATCTGAAATCAAACTTAAGGCACAATTCAGTGCATAGTTTCTGGGCTTCTACTCTGTGCTCTCTGCACCTTCTGGTAAATGAGTTTCAAGTACATAGAAGGAACACAAAGGCTACTGCGATAATTATCTCTACGTGGGGTTTTTTGGATTTCTCAAAGCCTTGCCTCACCTTGCTGTAGTTCATTAATTCTGCTGATCATGTCTTCAATCCTAGGCTCTGCAGTTCCTTCTGTGGGCAGGTAAGAGAATTAGTTAAAATAAGGAACAATTTAGAGCAAGAATGAAGAACTTGATCTCAAGTATTCCAAAATCTTTGACATTATGGGCATTCTCTCCATGAGCACAGGTTACAAATTGTCtacaaattattataaaattactATGGCCTAAAATTCCCACAAGTCAACTTACTCTTGAGTCTTTCTGAGACCAGTTCCTGTATAAGACATGTTTGCTCCATTACCAGGCCCAATTTTTAAAGTCTGTTAGTAGAGCCTATCAACATGGTGCTTCATTGGCAAAGACTCTGAAAGCCTTGATTCTCTTCCACACCAAGATCAATCAGTCATCAAGTATGTATT contains:
- the LOC122733836 gene encoding synaptonemal complex central element protein 1-like produces the protein MTERSGLGGQSSTHAHVTTVRCSRQEETVAMESSSSAEEGRGSCFSNEGTAEPRIEDMISRINELQQAKKIANKELCETQAHRQSLQKQLDELSLEETQLKEILSKKQETLRMLHLQCQEKETEALRKQAVSEGCKKRINELSSKIQEEKLKKRNQRMEFGQQLEEMVEKHKTLWEFHKVDKLSQEMSNINNNKEQLLMEERLTLKKLESIQKQLDRLTPPEAKTEAVAVTSIDAFLCSEEAAAAVQLFEEENKKATEFLEAASLRYHQLQQKYQRLKRELEAVGHCAIGGSKERSPEEAAEGEGGIATNVGERETVMEIPRMQKKDQEFRPGPGEHPSSLGPSSS